A section of the Oryza sativa Japonica Group chromosome 1, ASM3414082v1 genome encodes:
- the LOC112936915 gene encoding LOW QUALITY PROTEIN: uncharacterized protein (The sequence of the model RefSeq protein was modified relative to this genomic sequence to represent the inferred CDS: inserted 1 base in 1 codon): MAASPPWANLVSAVVGEIANHLPCEFDRVHFAAVCRSWRASLEQQAPVPLPPALPVLILPLAERPAVSFVLSNCAIHPAVLPEWPHDARYIGAYDDGWXILSIAPPRDVDGCVFAGIISVDPVPRGQRTIGFWRASDRVIPHLFQTHNPPWDVEDVVFYDGAFHFLTQGEHIIVAGPDFHGGDPVDWEMRAFEHIGREYDQYVEARYLVESREDLLMVVRCSPYPGQPTSEFRVFRMAQAGPDDVFPYQHYVWLELPSLEGRMLFVGRGCSRSYDADQYPGFEGGVYFFDDDIQDPAMLPLGVATLFSFNDCEKWTRTPASMVERCFPAIGYTPQGWCLP, from the exons ATGGCTGCCTCTCCGCCATGGGCGAACCTCGTCAGCGCCGTCGTGGGCGAGATCGCCAACCACCTCCCGTGCGAGTTCGACCGCGTGCACTTCGCCGCCGTCTGCCGATCATGGCGCGCGTCCCTCGAGCAGCAAGCGCCCGTGCCCCTGCCTCCCGCTCTTCCGGTTCTCATCCTACCGCTTGCTGAGCGGCCTGCCGTCTCCTTCGTCCTGAGCAACTGCGCCATCCACCCCGCCGTCCTCCCGGAGTGGCCGCACGACGCACGCTACATCGGCGCGTACGACGATGGCT TCATCCTCTCCATTGCTCCACCTCGAG ACGTCGACGGATGCGTCTTCGCCGGCATCATCAGCGTTGACCCCGTCCCCCGGGGCCAGCGGACGATTGGGTTCTGGCGCGCCTCCGATCGGGTGATCCCTCACTTGTTCCAGACACATAATCCACCATGGGATGTGGAGGACGTCGTGTTCTACGATGGAGCCTTCCATTTCCTCACCCAAGGGGAGCACATCATCGTGGCAGGTCCGGACTTCCATGGTGGGGATCCGGTCGACTGGGAGATGCGCGCCTTCGAACACATTGGGCGAGAATACGATCAGTACGTCGAGGCGCGCTACCTCGTGGAGTCCCGCGAAGACCTGCTCATGGTGGTGAGGTGCTCCCCTTATCCTGGACAGCCGACGTCGGAGTTCAGGGTGTTCCGGATGGCGCAAGCCGGGCCGGACGACGTGTTCCCGTATCAGCACTACGTCTGGCTGGAGCTGCCCTCGCTGGAAGGCCGGATGCTGTTCGTCGGGCGCGGCTGCTCCAGATCCTACGACGCGGATCAGTACCCTGGCTTCGAGGGCGGCGTCTACTTCTTCGATGATGACATCCAGGATCCGGCGATGCTGCCGCTGGGCGTCGCGACGCTATTCTCCTTCAACGACTGTGAGAAATGGACGAGAACACCTGCCTCCATGGTGGAGCGCTGCTTCCCGGCGATAGGCTACACCCCCCAAGGTTGGTGTCTCCCTTGA